A window from Fusarium musae strain F31 chromosome 8, whole genome shotgun sequence encodes these proteins:
- a CDS encoding hypothetical protein (EggNog:ENOG41): MTHTKEATVPLGEYLFTRLKQLEIGSIFGVPGDYNLRLLDYIKPTGINWIGNCNELNAAYSADGYSRIQGLSAVITTFGVGELSAINGIAGAYSERAPVIHIVGAPSRTLQSARALVHHTFLDGEYGRFAEMHRHVTAAQTCLTDVQTAADKIDWIIEQAMIHQRPVYLQIPDDLVSMQVSTANFEKRPVIRAAPSTAEISAETVDEILQRIYSATKPLLYVDGESRSIGAVGEINKLINTTNWPTWTTAFGKGLINEELPNVHGVYLADDGDKESLDYFKSSDLILFFGPHMSNINTGIFKAIPEESVTVSFSPGQIKIGGQLIRDVDPRQYLQSIVSQFDSSKLVKIESPAIATKGPVEPSPSDALNQAEFYRYVNPMFRRGDIVLTETGTAATGGKAFKLPQDCRYFTCVTWLSIGYMLPATLGAALAQRDMNDSQRAVLFIGDGSLQMTAQEISTMIKQKLNVIIFVINNNGYTIERAIHGRNADYNDISPWNHQHALGLFGLSQDEASKRYFSAKTFAELRTAMDSKVVQNSEGVTMIEVFMGQEDCTGELKELLDRQMAREKSQ; encoded by the coding sequence ATGACGCATACAAAGGAAGCAACTGTCCCTCTCGGGGAGTACCTCTTTACCCGTCTCAAGCAACTCGAGATCGGCTCCATCTTCGGCGTTCCAGGCGATTATAACCTTAGATTGCTGGACTACATCAAACCGACTGGTATCAACTGGATCGGAAACTGCAATGAACTCAACGCCGCCTACTCTGCAGATGGGTACTCTCGCATTCAAGGTCTCAGCGCTGTGATCACTACTTTCGGCGTCGGCGAACTCTCAGCCATCAATGGCATCGCGGGGGCGTACTCTGAACGGGCACCAGTCATTCACATCGTCGGTGCACCATCAAGAACCCTCCAGAGTGCAAGGGCCTTGGTGCACCATACGTTTCTGGACGGAGAGTATGGAAGGTTTGCGGAGATGCATCGGCATGTCACTGCTGCGCAGACTTGTTTGACGGATGTGCAGACTGCAGCTGATAAGATCGACTGGATCATTGAGCAAGCCATGATCCACCAGAGACCGGTTTATCTGCAAATCCCTGATGATCTGGTTTCGATGCAGGTCTCGACAGCTAATTTTGAGAAGAGACCTGTTATTCGCGCGGCGCCGTCTACTGCTGAGATCAGCGCGGAGACCGTTGATGAGATCTTGCAGCGTATTTACTCTGCTACCAAACCTCTCCTCTATGTTGATGGCGAGAGTCGTAGTATCGGTGCTGTTGGCgagatcaacaagctcatcaatacTACCAACTGGCCAACGTGGACAACAGCATTCGGAAAAGGTCTCATCAATGAGGAGTTGCCCAACGTTCATGGCGTATACCTGGCCGACGATGGAGATAAAGAGTCGCTCGATTATTTCAAGTCTTCCGATctgatcttgttctttgGTCCACACATGAGCAACATCAACACTGGCATCTTCAAGGCGATTCCGGAGGAGAGTGTGACGGTTTCATTTTCGCCTGGTCAGATCAAGATTGGTGGTCAGCTCATTCGGGATGTGGACCCTCGACAGTATCTTCAATCAATCGTCAGCCAGTTTGACTCTTCAAAGcttgtcaagattgagagTCCTGCCATCGCGACAAAGGGGCCAGTTGAGCCTTCACCGTCGGATGCTCTCAACCAAGCTGAGTTCTATCGCTACGTGAACCCCATGTTCCGTCGCGGTGATATCGTCCTGACCGAAACTGGCACCGCCGCGACTGGCGGAAAGGCCTTCAAGCTTCCTCAAGACTGTCGCTACTTCACATGCGTGACATGGCTATCGATCGGATACATGCTCCCCGCCACGCTCGGTGCAGCACTAGCCCAACGTGATATGAACGATTCGCAGCGAGCAGTCTTGTTTATCGGCGACGGAAGTCTACAGATGACTGCCCAGGAGATCAGCACAATGATCAAGCAAAAGCTCAACGTAATCATATTCGTCATCAATAACAACGGATACACAATTGAGCGGGCCATTCACGGGAGGAATGCGGATTACAACGATATTTCGCCGTGGAACCACCAGCATGCCCTTGGATTGTTTGGACTGAGCCAAGACGAGGCATCGAAGCGTTATTTTTCGGCCAAGACATTTGCGGAATTGAGGACAGCGATGGACTCGAAAGTGGTACAGAATAGCGAGGGAGTCACGATGATTGAAGTCTTCATGGGCCAGGAAGATTGCACTGGTGAGTTGAAGGAATTGCTGGACAGGCAAATGGCGCGAGAAAAGAGCCAGTAG